In the genome of Maribacter forsetii DSM 18668, the window GCACTAATGACAGGTAGACTTCCCGTTAGAAATGGACTAACAAGTGCTAAAGTCGGAGTGTTTTTCCCAGACTCACATAACGGTATACCTACCGAAGAAATCACCATAGCCGAACAATTAAAATCGGCAGGTTATGCTACGGGTATGGTTGGCAAATGGCACCTGGGACACAAAGATGAATATCTGCCAACAAATCATGGTTTTGACGATTATTACGGTATACCATATTCTAATGATATGGATCACACAGGAAAAATTACATCTATGGAGCAATATTTTGGCAGGTATACAGATACTTACGAAGAACGAACTCCAGAGGAATTTAACGTTCCAATAATACGTGGCACCAAAGTAGTTGAGAGACCTGCACAGCAAAATACTTTGACTAAACGTTATACCGAAGAAGCTGTCAAATGGATTAGTGACCACAAGAAAGGTCCCTTTTTTATGTATTTAGCGCATAGCTTACCACATGTACCATTATTTGTATCCGATGAATTTAGGGGAACTAGTAAAAGAGGGCTATATGGTGATGTTGTTGAAGAAATTGACCATGGTGTAGGTAAAATATTAGATTTATTAAAGTCTGAAGGTTTAGACAAAAATACTATTGTAATTTTCACTTCTGATAATGGTCCATGGCTATCTACAGGAATTTCTGGAGGTAGTGCCGGTCCGTTATTCGAAGGCAAAGGTACAACTTGGGAAGGCGGTATGCGCGAACCAGGTATATTTTGGGGACCTGGCTACATTAAACCAAAATTAGTTACAGGCATGGGAACTACAATGGATTTGTTTAATACATTTAGTAATCTCGCAGAAGTACCTATGCCAACAGATAGAGAGATGGATGGAATTGATTTAAGTCCAGTTCTATTTGGTGATGAAGAAAGTCCTAGAAATGAAGTTTTTTATTATAGAGGACCTGAACTATATGCCGTTAGAGTAGGCGCATATAAAGCTCACTTTATTACTGAAGCAGGTTATAAATTAGATACTCGTGAAGAACATAACCCACCTCTACTTTTTAATATAGAAGAAGATCCTTCAGAAAAATATGATCTAGCTAAAAAACAACCTGAAGAAATTACAAAAATTATGCAGGTAGTAAAAGAACATAATTCTAATATGGTAAAGGGACCGGATTTATTAAAAGATCGAGGATAGATTTTTATGATATCCACTTCACACGATATCATTTTATATGTAGAGAGTTTGTTAGTTTAATTTTAGGCGTATTGTATTTATACAATACGCCTTTTCTTTTAGAGATTAAATGATTATATATGAAATATTACCCCTATGCTAAAGGTTCATTCCGTAAATGAGCTTGCTTCATAAGTATGTACTGGCACATACTTATCTACTATATGCTCGGTAATAGCTTTTAAGGTTTTTCCATTCACAGGATGTAATCCGGGCGCAGTGTAAAATTCAATTTTATTTCCAGACTTATAATACCAAATTAATGGTTGCCGAGTAGTTTCATCAAAAAAGTCTGTAGTTAAATCAACGTCAATTTTTTTTAAATTATGTAATCTCACTTCATCTAAGGGAACTACCTTTTCCTTATAGTTTACGGAACACGCCACCTTTTCAAAATGATCGCCTTTCCAAGTCATACACAAGGTCTCCTTATTCTTCTCGCTTAACCCAAGAATCAATCCGACAACTACTATTAGACTTACAACTGCAAATACTTTCAATTTCTTTACATCAGTTTTAGTCTTATTATTTTGTTTAACGTATGCTGCGTACGAATCATAATTTAAATACTTACACAACTCGTTTATGGTATGCTCGTTTTGAATTCCTATACTTTCTTTGCCTTCAAGATATTTATCGTAAAGTCTTTCTATCGTTCTAGGACTAAGCGATATTGATTCCGCAATTAGATTACTAAGTGCATGTTTTGAATCTTTTGAACATTCCCTTTCCGCATTCTGAAAAACTTTCTCAACTATTTCCTTAATAATTGCCTCTTTCATATTACTAAAATTACAATTTAATTTTTACTACACGCTTTTATAAATACTCTTCAACCGTTGCTTTCATTGGTGTCGAATACTTGTCGAAAACATGACGCGCCTATGTCGAACCATCATCCACCAACATATCTTTTCTTTGCTTCAGATTGATTTAAGACTATGATTTGCTACCACAGTCTATTAATAAATCAGTCTCTCGGAATTCTAAAATACGGTCGGTGATTAGCCCGATTGAGAAGTAGCTAATTACTACCGTATTTGGATTTCCACTTCTCAAACTTGGGAGACGTCCCTTCATTTTTAATCTGCGATTTATATCGCATTCAAACACTGATTTCTAATTCGGTCAGCCATTGGTATGTCCAAAAATCTTAAACAAAATGAAGAAAATTTATATAGTTGTATTTACGATAATCCTCAATTCTGTCTTTATATCATGTGACCCACAAGACCTATCTGAGAATGAAGTTGAACTTCAAGCCTGCTGTGGTGATGGTGGAGACATCCCACCTCCGCCACCACCACCAGATCCACCGGTTAGTTAAACAATGTGTCTTAAAGAGGATTGAGCTAATTGAAGCTTAATCCTCTTTTTTATTCCGAAAGTTCTTTAATACTAAAATTCAATAAAACTGGCAGATGATCCGACAATTCTCTGGCACTAGTAATATTCTCACAAGCTTTCACAAAATCAATCACATAACCACTCTTGAATACAATTTTATTTGAATAGAAAATATTATCAATAGGATATTTCAAATAACCATCAGTAGCACAACCTTGCTTCAAAGTAGTCTTGGCATCAATGACCGTTGCATTATAACCCTGCGTTCTCAAGCCAATAAAAACTTCCTCCTTTTGGTCCACATTAAAATCTCCAGCAAGTATTATAGGATGTTGAAAGTCATCTGATTTCAGATAGTCGGTAATCGCCAATATTTCCCTTTCCGGGTTTTTATCGTGTGGTCTAGAATGAAAATTGATTACAGATAATTTACGCCCATTAATATAGAAGTCAAGAAAAAAAGGTTCTCTATCAACAAGTGAGTCTAATTGTGAAATTAATGCTCCCCTATTTTTTATTTTGATATTTTTTGTCTTCCAAATGAACGCATAACGCTCTGTCACATATTTAGGGCTATTAGTTGGGTTACTTATCACATAATCCCACTTTGCTCCTTTTCTATTTAGGTTATCTGCCAGCTTTGCAACTGCCTGTGCTCCTCCATAACCGGATACCACTTCTTGTATGGCTACAATATCGGCATCGCGAAGTATTTCTGCCATTCTATCTAACTCTTCGCTGTTCTTAGTCTTACCAAAATCTCTAATATTCCAAGAGATAAGACTGATTTGTTCCTGTGAAGAAACCGTAAAATGAAATAAAATTAAGAGTAGAAAAATGGTCTTTTTAAACATGGTAGATTTTAATAAAAACGAAAATAGTACAAATAGATTTTGCCCGATTACGGGATACCGTAAAAGATTTATTTCAAATTGTAATAGGTTTGAAACTATTATCGCAATCTTAACACACTACTAATAAATATTAATAACAACAAAAATCGAAAAATCGAAAAAAACGTAAACATTTGATTTCTAGACATAAAAAAGTTAATTATTATGAAATAAATAAATTGAAAAGAAATTAAATATGAAATTTAAAATTTAATCGTTAAAGTTTTATGTTATTTCTCAAATCGAATGATTATATAGATTTAACTAAATAAATTACTTCAAAACCATTAATCTTAATATTATTACAATTATTATGGCTATTAACTTACAGAAAGGGCAGAAAATTGAAATAGGCCTGTCAAAATTAACTATCGGTTTAGGATGGGATCCTAATGAAGGAACTGGATATGATTTTGACCTTGACGCATCAGCTTTTTTATTAAATGCAAATAGAAAATTATCACTAGAATCACATTTTATATTTTATAATAATTTATGTGGTTTAGGTCATAACGAAAATAACCCTTGTGAAAAAAATGGTTGTACTACAGGTGAATTTGGAGTTAGACATACAGGAGATGACCCCGATGGCAATTCTAGTGACGGTGATGATGATGAAGCTATAACTGTGGATTTAAATTTATTGCCAGATGATATCAACGAAATATTATTTGTTGTTACAATAGAAGACTTTATAGTTCGTAAACAAAATTTTGGTCAAGTCAGAAATTCATATATCAGAATAGTAGATGATGTTACTAACGAAGTCGTAGCTAAATATGAGCTTGATGAAGATTTTTCAATTGAGACAGCTGTGGAATTTGGGAGATTGTACAAGCGAAATAATCAATGGAAATTTGAAGCCTCAGGAATTGGATATAAAGAGGACTTAGGTTTTTTCGTAAATAGACATTTTACAGGTGAAGTAATTAAATAATTAAACATATAAAAACATGGCAATTAATTTACAGAAGGGACAAAGAGAAACTTTATCAACAGGTAATTTTACAGTTGGACTTGGTTGGGATACGAATGAAACTTCAACTGGGGTGGATTTTGATTTGGATGCTTCTATTTTTATTCTAGGTGAAAACAAAAAATTATTATCTGACAACCATTTTGTTTTCTATAATAACCTAAATAGTCCTGATGGATCAGTTAAACATACAGGAGATAACAGAACAGGAGAAGGTGAAGGTGATGATGAATCAATAATAATTGATTTAGCCAAAATTGACCCTAATGCATTCGAAATATGTGTTGTTGTAACCATTGACGAATGCGAAGCAAGAAAACAAAACTTTGGTCAGGTTAGAAATTCTTTTGTACGTATCGTTGATAATAATACAAATTCTGAATTAATGAAATTTGAATTAGATGAAGATTTTTCAATTGAAACAGCTGTAGAATTTGGTAGAATTTACAAACGAAATAACGAATGGAAATTTGAAGCAATAGGCACTGGTATGAATGGTGGTCTTCAAGATTTCTTAAATAAATACAATTAATCTATGTCTATTAATTTAAAAAAAGGTCAAAAAATTGACCTTACTAAAAAGTCCAGTTCTGGGTCAAACTCAAATCTTACTCAGTTCTGCGTTGGTGTAAACTGGGGTGTAATCGAAGGAAGCTATGAAATTGAAGAAACAAAAGGTGGTTTTTTAGGCTTTGGCGGTACTAAGGAGAAAGTAACAAAACACTTTAAAACTCCAGTTGACTTAGATGCAAGTTGCGCTATTACTGATTCGAAAGGAAACCTTATTGATGTAATTTCGTTTAAACAGCTTGTCTCCAAAGACGGTGCTGTAGTTCATAGTGGAGATGATACCGAAGGTGATTTAGATGGTGATGACGGTTTAGACAATGAAATAATTTCCGTAAATCTATCTAACATAAGTACTGCTTCAAAGAAAATTATCTTTTTCCTCAACAGTTACAAAAAACAAGATTTCGCAACAGTTCCCTTCGCATCTATTAGGCTTTACGAAGGAACTCCAGAAAAGGTTAAGAGTATTTTTGCAACTTATGATATTTCTGCAGACCCGTCATTTAAAGGTTATGTTTCTATGATTATGGGTAGTTTGGACAACGTTAATGGCGAATGGAAATTTAATGCTATTGGTGATCCAGTATCTTCAAAAGACTTACAAGAAACAGTAGATATTATTCTTAGAACTTACATCTAAAGTACTCAACAAAACTTAATATATCTTATCATTCTTAAATAAATTTAAAACTTATTATGGCTATTAATTTAACTAAAGGTCAAAAAATTGACCTAAGAAAATCATCGGGAGAACAATTGACTAATTTTTGTGTAGGTGTCAATTGGGGAGCAATTGAAACTGTGAAAAAAGGACTTTTCGGAAGTAAAAAAATTGTAGAAGATGTTGATTTAGATTTGAGTTGTATTATGACAAATGCAAATGGAGAATTAATTGACTGGATTTATTCACCTGAGTATAACCAATTTCTTCAACAACAAAATTTACCTCTAGGTAA includes:
- a CDS encoding sulfatase family protein, translated to MKHIMNKKSKCSKLLLGTLMIGLLTHSSTLVSQDLPVKPNIVIIFADDLGYGDLSSYGHPTIHTPNLDRMASEGQKWTNFYVGASVCTPSRAALMTGRLPVRNGLTSAKVGVFFPDSHNGIPTEEITIAEQLKSAGYATGMVGKWHLGHKDEYLPTNHGFDDYYGIPYSNDMDHTGKITSMEQYFGRYTDTYEERTPEEFNVPIIRGTKVVERPAQQNTLTKRYTEEAVKWISDHKKGPFFMYLAHSLPHVPLFVSDEFRGTSKRGLYGDVVEEIDHGVGKILDLLKSEGLDKNTIVIFTSDNGPWLSTGISGGSAGPLFEGKGTTWEGGMREPGIFWGPGYIKPKLVTGMGTTMDLFNTFSNLAEVPMPTDREMDGIDLSPVLFGDEESPRNEVFYYRGPELYAVRVGAYKAHFITEAGYKLDTREEHNPPLLFNIEEDPSEKYDLAKKQPEEITKIMQVVKEHNSNMVKGPDLLKDRG
- a CDS encoding endonuclease/exonuclease/phosphatase family protein, whose amino-acid sequence is MFKKTIFLLLILFHFTVSSQEQISLISWNIRDFGKTKNSEELDRMAEILRDADIVAIQEVVSGYGGAQAVAKLADNLNRKGAKWDYVISNPTNSPKYVTERYAFIWKTKNIKIKNRGALISQLDSLVDREPFFLDFYINGRKLSVINFHSRPHDKNPEREILAITDYLKSDDFQHPIILAGDFNVDQKEEVFIGLRTQGYNATVIDAKTTLKQGCATDGYLKYPIDNIFYSNKIVFKSGYVIDFVKACENITSARELSDHLPVLLNFSIKELSE
- a CDS encoding TerD family protein is translated as MAINLQKGQKIEIGLSKLTIGLGWDPNEGTGYDFDLDASAFLLNANRKLSLESHFIFYNNLCGLGHNENNPCEKNGCTTGEFGVRHTGDDPDGNSSDGDDDEAITVDLNLLPDDINEILFVVTIEDFIVRKQNFGQVRNSYIRIVDDVTNEVVAKYELDEDFSIETAVEFGRLYKRNNQWKFEASGIGYKEDLGFFVNRHFTGEVIK
- a CDS encoding TerD family protein, yielding MAINLQKGQRETLSTGNFTVGLGWDTNETSTGVDFDLDASIFILGENKKLLSDNHFVFYNNLNSPDGSVKHTGDNRTGEGEGDDESIIIDLAKIDPNAFEICVVVTIDECEARKQNFGQVRNSFVRIVDNNTNSELMKFELDEDFSIETAVEFGRIYKRNNEWKFEAIGTGMNGGLQDFLNKYN
- a CDS encoding TerD family protein, whose product is MSINLKKGQKIDLTKKSSSGSNSNLTQFCVGVNWGVIEGSYEIEETKGGFLGFGGTKEKVTKHFKTPVDLDASCAITDSKGNLIDVISFKQLVSKDGAVVHSGDDTEGDLDGDDGLDNEIISVNLSNISTASKKIIFFLNSYKKQDFATVPFASIRLYEGTPEKVKSIFATYDISADPSFKGYVSMIMGSLDNVNGEWKFNAIGDPVSSKDLQETVDIILRTYI